TGCTGACCAACGTATTGTTCACCGACCAGAGTGTCGGTTCACCGACCACCTGGTTGTGGGATTTCGGTGATGGCGATACCGCCCGCAGCCAGAACCCGGTACACGCATATCAGAACCCGGGAACCTACACGGTCACCCTCATCGCATTCACCTGCAACGAGTCCGATACGATCACCCAGCAGATCACCGTTGACGCTGCTCCCCAGATCGATGTCACTCCGCTCGGCCTCAGCGCCAATGCGCAATGCGGTGATTCCGTTTCGTTCAACCTCGACATCAGCAACATCGCGGGTGGCGAACTCTTCTGGACAACCGACAACTCCAACGTCAGCACCGGCATTCCGGTACGCGTGGTAGCGATGACCTACGGTACGGACCAGTTCTCCGAGTACCCGAATACCATCGACGCCATCGACCAGTTCTTTACCAATTACACGCTCACGACCACGGCGACCACCGACCCCGGCACACTGTCCGGCATCCTTAGCGGAAAGAACGTTCTCCTCATTCCTGAGCAGGAACTCGGCAGCCCGGCGGTTTGGACGAACCTCGGACCGACGATCCGCAACTTCCTCAACAACGGCGGTTCGGTCATCTGGTGCGGCGCTTATTCTTCCCAGGCTGATTGCATGTTCAACACCGGCGTATGGTCCGGAACGTATGCCGATGACGGTGTGTTCAACACCCTCAACGTCGTCAACCCCAGCCATCCGCTCGCGGCCGGACTTACCGGCACGACCTTCACCGGCCCCAGCGCTACGTATGAGATGAGCCTCACCAACCCGGACAAAGTCCAGGTTGTTACCGACGGTTCCAACGACGTAGTGGCTACCCGTGTTTTCGGCACCGGTAAAGCGATCTTCCTCGCGTTCGACTACTACAACGTTACCACCGAGAACGCCCGCATCCTGGCCAACGCCATCGAGTGGGGCGGTATCAACGCACTGGCTTCCTGGATCCACCTCAGCCAGACTTCTGACACGGTAGTAGCCGGTAACACCTCGAACGTGATCGTCACGTTCCAGACCACCGGTCTCCCGGCCGGCACCTACTATTCGAACATCGCAGTCGCCAGCAACGACCCGGCTACTCCGGTCGTACTGGTACCCTGCACGCTGTCCATCACCGGTGACCCGATCGTTGCACTCTCCGACACCTGCGTCGCATTCGGCAACATCATGCAGTACACCACGCAGCAGCAGAGCTTCGACGTGATCAACAACGGTTGCGATACCCTGTTCATCAACAGCATCACCTCGAATGCCGCCGAGTTCACCCTGGGTACTTACCCGTCCTTCATTCTTCCGGGCGGCTACGCTACCGTGAACGTAAACTTCACTTCGAACACGGTCGGTACATTCTCCGGCACCATTACGGTTGCCAACAACGACGTCGACACGACCGTTTGTCTGACGGCTGAAACCTTCGCTGCTCCGGATATCAACCCGGATCCGATCTCGGTCAGCCAGACCCTCGATGCCTGCGGAGCTACCGGCTCATCGACCTTCGACATCCAGAACCTGGGTGGCAGCGATCTTACGTTCAACATCACCGGAATCCCTTCCTGGGCTAACGTAACGCCTGCATCGGGAACCGTTACCGCCGGAACCGTTCAGACGATCACGGTCGACTTCAACACCGGCACGCTGGCCGGCGGAACACAGTCGGTCAACCTGCTCGTCACCTCGAACGACCCGCGCACACCGGTCGTCCAGGTTGCCTGCAGCCTGAACGTGAACAACAACCCGTGTATCAGCTACACCTTCGCCAGCAATACCTGTACGGGTTGCGTGGACTTCACCGCTACTTCGATCAACACGCCGGACACCTGGTCGTGGGATTTCGGTGACGGCAATACCTCGGTGCTCCAGAGCCCGACCCATTGCTACACCGCCAACGGCACCTACACCGTAACCCTCATCGCCGCCAACGCGGCCGGTTCCGATACGCTGGTCCAGACGGTCAACGCCATCATCACCGGCCCGGTTGCAACGACCTGTTATCCGGTCACCCAGGCATATTGCTGCGGCATCGGTATCACCAACGTTTCGATCGCCAACATCAACAATACTTCGGCGGACGCTATCGACGGTTACCAGGATTACACCTGCACTGACACGACCACGCTCCTGACCAACAACCAATACTGGATGACCGTTAGCACGGGCTTCACGTATGTTGAAAGCGTCAAGGCATGGATCGACTGGAACAACGACGCGGTTTTGGATCCGGTGAACGAACTCGTGTTCTCCGATTCGGCACAGATGACCAACCACGGTGGCTTCGTGTCCGTACCGGGTACGGCTGTATTGGGTCAGCCGCTTCGTTTCCGTGTGGCTTCCGATTACTCCGGCAACCCCACGCCGACTCCGTGTCTGGACCTCCAGTACGGTCAGATCGAAGACTACTCCGTATTCCTCGTGTTCGACAACGGTGTGAAAGCTCCTGGCGCGAACATTCCGTTCTCGGTATTCCCGAATCCGTTCAACCGCTCCACCAACATCGACTACGCCCTTTCCGGCAACGCTGTTGTTTCGGTTGAAGTCTTCAACATGATCGGCGAGAAAGTCAGCTCCTTCGTACTCAACGAAGAGCAGCCGGCCGGTCGTCATACGTACACCTTTGACAACGCTTCCAGCGGTGTCTACTATGTACGCCTGACGGTCGATGGCCAGGCCATGACGCAGAAGATCGTCAAGATGTGATCCGTTCCCGGTCCATCAGAAAAGCCGCTCCGAAAGGAGCGGCTTTTTTTATTTACCTGTATGGTTGCTGCTGCCGGTCAGTTGTCCTGCTTCAACATGGATTTGTGGACGCGTCGTCGCCGGCTTCGATGCGTGTAGTTCGAAGAAAGGATGCTGATGTTCCCGTCGCGTTCCAGGATCGCTAAGTCGACATCCTTGATGCTGGCGACACCGTGTTCGCGTGCCGCGGCTTCCAGTTCGTCGCGCGTGATCTTTTCGCGGCGGAGGTTTTCCTCAATCACATTACCCTGGTGTACCAGCATCACCGGGTCGCCGCTGACCAGGCGATTGATGTCAGGGTTCCGGTAGAGCAGGTTTTTCAAAAGAAAGTTTGCCCCGAACAGCACTGTCGCGGCGATCAGCCCGCCCGCCAGTGAGCTATCCGGACCGACCATGGCATTTTGCACGGAGTTGCTGATGAGCAGGATAAAGACCAGGTCGATGACCGACAATTGTGCCAGTTCTTTTTTACCGAAGAGCCGGATGGCGATCACGATAAAGAGATAAACGGCCAGGCTACGTAGAACGATGTCAACCGGAGGTTCCATGCGGTCAGTATTTTCCGGTCAAGTTAATCCGGATCGGTACGCATGCGGAGACGGACGCTCCGGAGTTTTTACCCGGAGGTTGTGGGAACGCTTGCGGAGATGTTTACCTTTGAGTCAATGCGCTTCGAGAAACACGTATTCATTTGCACCAACGAACGCGCTCCCGGCGGAAGACCTTCCTGCGGCGAGGCTTGTGGTATGGAGTTGGTCAAGCTCTTCAAGAAAGCAATCAAAGATCGGGGACTGAAAGGACGCATGCGCGCGCAACGTGCCGGTTGCCTCGATGCCTGCGAACACGGACCCTCCGTAGTCGTTTATCCCGAGGGAGTATTTTACGGCGGTGTGAAACCGGAGCATGTCGACGAGATCGTCGAGCAACACCTGATCCAGGACCGTCCCGTCGAGCGATTGATCATCGATTTTTCGAAGGACACACCTTCCGATGACTGAATTGCCGGAACGCTACCGTAGAGACCTTGCTTTGGTTCGAGAGACAGCGGAGCAACTGATTCGCGATTTCAACTGGTACAACATCCCGATCCGATTTTCCGGCGATCCCTTTCACGCGTACGAGGAGTTGCGGGAGCAGATCATTCCCCACATCGACCGGATGCAGCGGGAAGAGCCGACCCTCTTTCAATCGCTCCTGTACCGTATCGATCTTGATGAACGAAAGTTCAGGCGGCAATTGCAAGCACCGGATTCCGGTACGCACCTGGCCGACCTGATCCTCCAACGGGAATTTCAAAAGGTCCTGACCCGCCGTTACTTTTCTGACAAGGACGAGTCGGCCGACTGATTCACATAATAGTAATTTAATTAAAAAAGGTAGTAACACTATCATTTTGATTTTGTTTTGACAACTGCATGAAATTTTCGCATTAACACTTTTTTCAAAACATGCCGGGCAGGCGGTTGTTGGGTTGCTTGTTACTGTAATCCGCTCTAACCAACTAAAACCTACCTCCAGCATGAAAAAAGTTTTCCGATCCTTAGTGCTGTCGTTACTGCTAGCGACGGCGGGATCAGTTGCAAACGCGCAGACAGCCGAACTGCAAGTGATCCACAACTGCGCGGACCCGGTCGCTGATTCCGTAGACGTATACGTCGATGGTTTAATTGCCATCGACAACTTCGCCTTCCGTAACGCGACGGGTTTCCTGACTCTTCCGGCGGGCGTCGATATCCACGTGGGTATTGCTCCCAAGACCAGCACATCCGTTTCCGATACGCTGGTGAATTACACCATCAACCTTGCTTCGGGTCAACGCTATGTCGCGATTGCCAGCGGGGTGCTGAATCCCGGCAGCTTTGCGGCCAACCCGGACGGACGTGCTACCGGCTTCAACCTGCTGGTGCGCGACAACATCCGTGATGCCGCAGCGTCCTCCGGCGAAGTCGATTTCATCGTCCTCCACGGAGCAACCGATGCTCCGACAGTCGATGTGATCCCGCAGAGCAGCGCAACGGCATTGGTTGCAGGCGCGGCTTACACGGATATCACCTCGTACCTGACGGTTCCCGCGGCGGCATATCGTTTGAACATCACTCCGGCGGGTGACAATTCCACGATTGTCGCTTCGTACAATGTCGATCTGAGCACCCTGGGCGGAGGCGCCGCAGTGGTATTCGCTTCCGGTTTTCTGAACCCGGCTGCGAATCAGAACGGCCCAGCTTTCGGACTCTTTGCCGCATTACCGAACGGAACGGTTGTCGAGTTTTCACTCAACACCAACGCACGCGTTCAGGTCATTCACAATGCCGCTGATCCGGCAGCCGCGGTGGTCGATGTCTACGGCAACAGCGATCCGCTGATTCCTGACTTCGCATTCCGCACGGCTACTCCGTTCATCGACGTTCCTGCCGGAGTGGACATCACCATCGGCATAGCTCCCGGCACCTCTACCTCCGTCAATGATACCATCCCGGGTCTCAGCACCACGGTGAACCTGACCGCCGGTCAAACCTATGTTGTTATCGCCAATGGCGTGACAGCTCCCGGCTCGTTCGCGGCCAATCCCGACGGCCGTCCGATCAATTTCGGTCTGTTCCTTAAAACCACTGTTCGGGAGAGCGCAACTGATGGATCGAATGTCGACTTCTTTGTGCTCCACGGCGCCACCGACGCGCCGACGGTGGACGTCATCCCGCAGAGCAGCGCTACACCGCTCGTGGACAACGCCGCTTACGGTGACATCACCGGTTACCTCAGCGTACCGGCTTCCCAGTACTTCCTAAACATCACCCCGGGTAGCGACAACTCGACCATCGTTGCTTCCTACAACGTCGACCTGAGCTCCCTCGGCGGCGGCTCTGCGGTCGTGTTCGCATCCGGTTTCCTTGATCCAGCCGCCAACCAGAACGGCGAAGCGTTCGGAATCTATGCCGCGTTGGCCAACGGTACGGTCGTGGCCTTCCCGCTGAACACCAACGCCCGCGTGCAGGTGATCCACAATTCCGCCGATCCGGCTGCCGCGGTGGTCGACGTATACGGCAACAGTAATCCGTTGATTCCCGATTTCGCGTTCCGCACAGCCACTCCGTTTATCGATGTTCCGGCCGGTGTTGACATCACGATCGGTATAGCTCCAGGTACCTCCACTTCGGTGAACGATACGATCCCGGGTCTAAGCACGACGGTGAACCTGACCGCCGGTCAGAGCTACGTGGTGATCGCTAACGGCGTGACCGCTCCCGCTTCCTTCGCTGTCAACCCTGACGGCCGCCCGACCAGCTTCGCGCTGTATGTCAAGCCTGCTGTACGGGAGGCTGGTACCGATGGCGGTAACGTCGACTTCTTCGCCTTCCATGGTGCAACTGACGCTCCGACTGTTGATGTGATTGCGCGCGGTGTCGCCACCTTGGTGGATGATGCGGCGTATGGTGATTTCACCGGTTACCTCAGCGTACCCGCGGCACTTTACACCCTCGATGTAACGCCGGCTGCCGGCTCACTGGTGGTGGCCAGCTTCGCCGCTGACCTGAGCACACTCGGTGGTGGTTCCGCGGTAGTGTTCGCTTCCGGCTTCCTGGATCCAACCACCAATCAGAATGGCGAAGCCTTCGGTTTGTTCGCCGCTCTCGCTAACGGAACCGTTGTTCCATTCACCAACACCACGGGCATCGACGAAAGCAACATCCGTTTCGCCACCGGTATTTTCCCGAATCCTGCCAACAACCGTATCCAGGTAGGTTTACAGGTGAAGAACGCCGCTAATGCCCAGGTACAAGTAACGGACGTGACCGGCCGCATCGTGTTGAATCGCCAGGCTTACCTGGTCGACAATCAATTGCTCAGCCTCGACATCGACCAATTACCGGGTGGAGTGTATAACCTCACGGTGATCGAAGGCTCCAGCCTCCAGAGCGCTCCGTTCGTGATCGCACGTTGATATTTTTGGGTTAGTTTAGACAAGGCAGGTCCGGCGAATTTATCCGCCGGGCCTGTTTTTTATTTATTTGCAGCCATTTTTGACCTATTTGCCGTTTCTCACAAAGAAACCTGAACAACAGGGCCGGATAGCTGTTATTTTCGAATCCCCGTTTTATCCGGGAAATGCGGAAACAAGACCTTCAGTTTCTATGAGCCAGTTCTCCATCAAGGACATTGAAGCCCTAACCGGCATCAAGGCGCATACGTTGCGTATCTGGGAGCAGCGTTACAGCCTGCCGCAACCCAAGCGTACGGAGAGCAATATCCGTTATTACGACCACGACGATCTGAAACTCTTGCTGAATGTCGCCATGCTCAACCGGCATGGGCATAAAATCTCGGAGATAACCCGGCTGAGCGAACAGCAGATCCGTGATATCGCGCTCGACATATCGGTCAACTCCACCCACCAGTCGACGCATATTCAGGGCCTGATCGCGTCGATGATCAACCTCGACGAACGGGCGTTCGAAAAGATCCTGTCGACCTGTGTACTGCAGTATGGTTTACAGCGCACGGTCATGGAAGTGGTATTCCCGTTCATGAGTCTGGTCGGTGCCATGTGGCAGACCGGATCGGTCAATCCGGCCTTCGAACATTTCATGTCGAATCTGATCCGGCAAAAGCTGATCGTGGCGATCGACGCGCAGGAGATCCGGCCGGTTGCTCATCCGAAAAATTTCCTGCTCTTCCTGCCGGAAGGAGAGCATCACGAACTCGGATTGTTGTTCGCCAACTACATCATCCGTTCGCGCGGTCACCGTTCGTTGTACCTTGGACAGAACCTGCCGGTTTCCGACCTGGCCCGTGTAAGCGAGCGCTTTGTGCCTGACGTGGTGTTCACCAGTGTAACAACGGGTCTGCCACGCGAGGTCGTGGAAGGCATGGTGAAAGAACTTAAAGACAGTTTTCCGGGCGCGTCGATCCTGTTGACCGGTCGGTATTTTTCCGAGCATGCAACGGTGAACGAAGATGTCACCATCGTTCAGCGACCCTCCGATCTCGACGCTTTCTGGTCGCGCTAACGATTGTTATTTCGGGCCGGCAGTCAGCGGCCCAGTTCGATGTACTTCAACAGTTCGAGTCGCGTACTTTCGTTCAGGAATTTTCCATGGTACGAACTGGTCAGCGTGCTGCGGTGTTCATCGCGGATACCGCGTGCTTTCACACAGAGGTGTTCCGCATCGATGATCACGGCGACATCTTCCGTGTCGAGTACCCGCTTCAGTTCTTCCGCGATCTGAACGGTCAGGCGCTCCTGCACCTGGGGACGGCGCGCGAAATGATCGACAATGCGGTTGAGTTTCGAAAGTCCGATCACTTTTCCTTTCGCGATGTAGGCTACGTGTGCATGTCCCAGGATCGGTACGAAGTGGTGTTCGCAGGTTGATTGCACCTTGATGTCGCGTTCCACCAACATCTGGTTGTAGCGATAGGCGTTGTCGAAAAGCGTAGGGCTGGGCTTGTTGGCTGGATTGAGGCCACTGAAAATTTCCTGTACATACATCTTGGCGACGCGCATCGGCGTGTCACGCAGACTTTCATCGGTAAGGTCAAGTCCGAGTGTCGACATGATATCACGGAACCGCGCAGCGATCCGCTGGATCTTCTCCTCCTCGGTCAGATCCCCCGCCTCGGATCGGACCGGATGAATTGTCAGCGATCCTGTGGACCCTCCCAGCAGATCGTCGATGGATGGAAGAGCTTGATTTTCAATTATTTCTTTCTTCATAGGTGATTTTACCCCAGTACTGCCGGAGGAATAGAGAGAACAAGGCCGTTTTCAGATTGTTTTCGGCCATAGAATTTCATGGAAAAATCCAAGTTTTGTTTAGTTAATAAGAGTTAAATATTAAACACGAATGTCGAAGTTGACCATTTTTATTCTATTTTTGTTTAAAGATTAGGCACAGATAGTTAAACAGTTTAGAATAGTTCAAAATACATCGCCATGGAAACGAATCAGGAATTCCGCAAGCAGGTAACTGACGAGACCCGTCCGTTGAAAGCATATGCGATGAAACTCACTCAGGATAGCGAGGAGGCGAATGATCTGGTGCAGGATACCGTCCTGAAAGCCTTGACGAACGAAGAGAAGTTCGCCGCCGGTACGAACCTGAAGGGATGGTTGTACACCATCATGAAAAACATTTTCATCAACAAGTAC
This genomic stretch from Bacteroidota bacterium harbors:
- a CDS encoding DUF421 domain-containing protein: MEPPVDIVLRSLAVYLFIVIAIRLFGKKELAQLSVIDLVFILLISNSVQNAMVGPDSSLAGGLIAATVLFGANFLLKNLLYRNPDINRLVSGDPVMLVHQGNVIEENLRREKITRDELEAAAREHGVASIKDVDLAILERDGNISILSSNYTHRSRRRRVHKSMLKQDN
- the folE gene encoding GTP cyclohydrolase I FolE — encoded protein: MKKEIIENQALPSIDDLLGGSTGSLTIHPVRSEAGDLTEEEKIQRIAARFRDIMSTLGLDLTDESLRDTPMRVAKMYVQEIFSGLNPANKPSPTLFDNAYRYNQMLVERDIKVQSTCEHHFVPILGHAHVAYIAKGKVIGLSKLNRIVDHFARRPQVQERLTVQIAEELKRVLDTEDVAVIIDAEHLCVKARGIRDEHRSTLTSSYHGKFLNESTRLELLKYIELGR
- a CDS encoding PKD domain-containing protein codes for the protein MKKRLPNVWMLLAAMLFAGISANAQVTYNICSTPAVVTDTAATLYDTGGPSGDYQVNENCTLLVQPSCATSITLTFTSFETESGFDYFYVYDGTTIAAPQLLAANGQGTIPGPVTCTSGAMLIIWRSDVSIVYSGFECSWTSVIAPSAAPTAAFTANDFTPPLLTNVLFTDQSVGSPTTWLWDFGDGDTARSQNPVHAYQNPGTYTVTLIAFTCNESDTITQQITVDAAPQIDVTPLGLSANAQCGDSVSFNLDISNIAGGELFWTTDNSNVSTGIPVRVVAMTYGTDQFSEYPNTIDAIDQFFTNYTLTTTATTDPGTLSGILSGKNVLLIPEQELGSPAVWTNLGPTIRNFLNNGGSVIWCGAYSSQADCMFNTGVWSGTYADDGVFNTLNVVNPSHPLAAGLTGTTFTGPSATYEMSLTNPDKVQVVTDGSNDVVATRVFGTGKAIFLAFDYYNVTTENARILANAIEWGGINALASWIHLSQTSDTVVAGNTSNVIVTFQTTGLPAGTYYSNIAVASNDPATPVVLVPCTLSITGDPIVALSDTCVAFGNIMQYTTQQQSFDVINNGCDTLFINSITSNAAEFTLGTYPSFILPGGYATVNVNFTSNTVGTFSGTITVANNDVDTTVCLTAETFAAPDINPDPISVSQTLDACGATGSSTFDIQNLGGSDLTFNITGIPSWANVTPASGTVTAGTVQTITVDFNTGTLAGGTQSVNLLVTSNDPRTPVVQVACSLNVNNNPCISYTFASNTCTGCVDFTATSINTPDTWSWDFGDGNTSVLQSPTHCYTANGTYTVTLIAANAAGSDTLVQTVNAIITGPVATTCYPVTQAYCCGIGITNVSIANINNTSADAIDGYQDYTCTDTTTLLTNNQYWMTVSTGFTYVESVKAWIDWNNDAVLDPVNELVFSDSAQMTNHGGFVSVPGTAVLGQPLRFRVASDYSGNPTPTPCLDLQYGQIEDYSVFLVFDNGVKAPGANIPFSVFPNPFNRSTNIDYALSGNAVVSVEVFNMIGEKVSSFVLNEEQPAGRHTYTFDNASSGVYYVRLTVDGQAMTQKIVKM
- a CDS encoding MerR family transcriptional regulator, with product MSQFSIKDIEALTGIKAHTLRIWEQRYSLPQPKRTESNIRYYDHDDLKLLLNVAMLNRHGHKISEITRLSEQQIRDIALDISVNSTHQSTHIQGLIASMINLDERAFEKILSTCVLQYGLQRTVMEVVFPFMSLVGAMWQTGSVNPAFEHFMSNLIRQKLIVAIDAQEIRPVAHPKNFLLFLPEGEHHELGLLFANYIIRSRGHRSLYLGQNLPVSDLARVSERFVPDVVFTSVTTGLPREVVEGMVKELKDSFPGASILLTGRYFSEHATVNEDVTIVQRPSDLDAFWSR
- a CDS encoding (2Fe-2S) ferredoxin domain-containing protein; protein product: MRFEKHVFICTNERAPGGRPSCGEACGMELVKLFKKAIKDRGLKGRMRAQRAGCLDACEHGPSVVVYPEGVFYGGVKPEHVDEIVEQHLIQDRPVERLIIDFSKDTPSDD
- a CDS encoding DUF4397 domain-containing protein gives rise to the protein MKKVFRSLVLSLLLATAGSVANAQTAELQVIHNCADPVADSVDVYVDGLIAIDNFAFRNATGFLTLPAGVDIHVGIAPKTSTSVSDTLVNYTINLASGQRYVAIASGVLNPGSFAANPDGRATGFNLLVRDNIRDAAASSGEVDFIVLHGATDAPTVDVIPQSSATALVAGAAYTDITSYLTVPAAAYRLNITPAGDNSTIVASYNVDLSTLGGGAAVVFASGFLNPAANQNGPAFGLFAALPNGTVVEFSLNTNARVQVIHNAADPAAAVVDVYGNSDPLIPDFAFRTATPFIDVPAGVDITIGIAPGTSTSVNDTIPGLSTTVNLTAGQTYVVIANGVTAPGSFAANPDGRPINFGLFLKTTVRESATDGSNVDFFVLHGATDAPTVDVIPQSSATPLVDNAAYGDITGYLSVPASQYFLNITPGSDNSTIVASYNVDLSSLGGGSAVVFASGFLDPAANQNGEAFGIYAALANGTVVAFPLNTNARVQVIHNSADPAAAVVDVYGNSNPLIPDFAFRTATPFIDVPAGVDITIGIAPGTSTSVNDTIPGLSTTVNLTAGQSYVVIANGVTAPASFAVNPDGRPTSFALYVKPAVREAGTDGGNVDFFAFHGATDAPTVDVIARGVATLVDDAAYGDFTGYLSVPAALYTLDVTPAAGSLVVASFAADLSTLGGGSAVVFASGFLDPTTNQNGEAFGLFAALANGTVVPFTNTTGIDESNIRFATGIFPNPANNRIQVGLQVKNAANAQVQVTDVTGRIVLNRQAYLVDNQLLSLDIDQLPGGVYNLTVIEGSSLQSAPFVIAR